The Penaeus vannamei isolate JL-2024 chromosome 15, ASM4276789v1, whole genome shotgun sequence genomic interval taagaggaagacagagagagaaaaaacaacagcagagaaatatagagaaaaagaaagaaaatgaaagaaagatggagagagagagagagaaagaaaggaatacagAAAGATAGTCAtttgagggagacagagagagaaaaaacagagaaatatagagaaaaagaaagaaaatgaaagaaagataaaaaatcaaagccaaagaccgagaaacagagacagacacacaaacacacacacacccatacagacagaCCACAGACagaaccaacacaaacacacatacatacagacagacaccaagccacttacagacaagacagacagaaccaacacaaacacacacccccatacacacacaccccacaaacaaaaccaacgcaaacacgcacacaaacacacatacagacagacagacaccgagccacttacagacaagacaaacagaaccaacacaaacacacaaacacacacacacacacatacacacaccccacaaacagaaccaacacacaaacacacacgcatacagacagacaccaagacacttacagacaagacaaacagaaccaacacatacacacacacatacacactcacacacacacacacacacaaacacacacacccatacatacacccatacagacacacaccccacaaacagaaccaacacaaacacaaacacacacacacccatacatacacacaccccacaaacagaaccaacacaaagaaacacacagacagacagacaccaagccaCTTACAGACTGCTCAAACTGAACACCTTGAGCCTGTTCTCTCGGGTAGCCGTCGATCAGGAACCCCTTGGAGGAGGACACCTTGTTGAGCATGGCCTCGGCGATGAGGTCAAGCACGACCTCCTGTTGGGTAGCGAAAGAGGGGTCAAGGTCAAGGTCATGAACAAAAATTAAGGAGTTTTGCttccatgtgatttttttttctagaataatgataacagttttaataataataataataataataataataataaaaaataatgataataataataataattataatgataataataataatgataataataacaataataataataataacaataataatgtaaataaaaatattaataataataataataacaataatagtaataataataataataataataacaataataataataatgataataatatatttttaaaaataataatagtaataataataataataatgataaatagtaataataataataataataataaaatagtaataataatatatatttttaaaataataataacaataataataatagcaattttaataataataataataactataatactaataacaacaacaacaacaacaacaaactcagCGCACCAGCGGAACCAGGTCTCCCTTCTCCATGATCTCGTTGAGCGCCTTGCCGCGCTCTGACCCCGACTTGACCTCGTCCCTGAGCAGGTCACCGGAGGAAAGGTGGGTGTAGCCATACTGCTTGACGATCTTCTCACACTGTGTTCCCTTGCCGCATCCTGGACCGcctgtgggggggaagggggggggggagagggagagagagggagagagagaggaaggggggagggaagagggagagagggggagagagagaaaaaggggtgagATTAGGTTCGGTTTTGTtttgtggtggtgttttttttttcttttttttgtatgtgttttcttttattgtttattctcatgttcttttcatatttcttcaactcattctcctgtttcccttcttccttcttcttcttatacctcttctttttctttttcttttcctttttttctcctcctcctcccccttttcttactccttctcctctccctcctcctcctcctcttcctttccttgtcctcctcctcctcctccacctcctcctcctcctcctcctcctcttccctcccatcttccaatACACATCTCTTatcttccctgtcctcctccccctctaactTATACCCACTTAAGCCCAACTTATTCCACCGCAAGTGACACCAAGTGACACCAAATGACACCAAGTTCGACTAAGTTTTTTTTGTGCCAAGTTGCAGACCAAGACAATTCAAGTGATTTTTTTAAACCTTGGGTATCAACTTTGGCGACCTTGTCTTGGTTACACTTCGTtggtcgtgatggtgatgatgagggtggtggtgatgatgatgatgttgatgataataacaatgacagtgacagtgacagtgacagttacagtgacagagacagtgagtgacagtgactgtgacagtgacagtgacaatggCAGACAGTGACAGTGAAttgcagtgacagtgacagtgacaatgataatgatgatcctctacctcttcctcctccacctcccctccctcctcctcccccaccacatcccctccccctcccccacctcctccccttcctccccctccccctcctcctcccccaccacctccttctcctcctcctccacctcccccaccaccaccccctcccccacctcctcctcctcctccacctctcccacctcctcctcccccaccacttccccctcccccaccacctcctcctccatctccccctcaacTCACCCAGAACAAAGATAACGGGCagcttcgcctcctcctccccctccccctcctcctccacctcccctccctctcctccccctccacctcctccccctcctcctcccccaccacctcctccccctccccctccccctcccccctctcccaccacctcctcctacccctccaccttccccaccacctccccctccccctcctcctccacctcccctccctctccacctccccccatccctctcctcctcccgctcccccaccacctcctcctccccctcccccacctccccctcaactCACCCAGAACAAAAATAACGGGCAGCTTCGCCTCCCTCAGGGGGGTGAGGTCCAGGGCTTTCCTCTCCACGGGAgcctgcaggggggggggagagaaagataattaaTATGAGAAATTAAGTCGATAAATTCAACGAGGTAGAAGATACGGAGAGATTAAGTCGATAAATTCAACAAGATAGAAGatacggagagaaaagaaaaataggaataattaagTTCAATAAATAAGTCAgtaaagatataagatataagataaaatgatgaaagaaagcaATATAGATAATCAAGAAAATTAGACACGTTCATAATcttataagatatatgatatggagagaaaatgagaagcaaTAAAATTAATCAAGTTCAATTAACCATAAATCTACATACGATGGTTCCAAAGTAATTCCATTCAGATTCTAGTAATGGGCAGATGATGTTAAAAAGGAATTGATAAGAATGAGTGATTCCACGAagcaaatgaacagaaaaaatagagaattagaataaatcgataaaaatatacaaactggcaactccacctcctttccttaaAATATAACCGTTTTATTCCATTTCTACGATctttacccatccccctcccccccctaccgaAAGAACCGCAACCTCTGCAAACTCTTTTTCTCCcctaaagacaaataaacaagtgaatagataaaaaacGGTAAATAAAATAGcttgataaaaacaaacaaaccggcaacctcctccctcccttcctttaaaAAATAACCGTTTTATTCCACTTCTACgaccactaccccccctccccccctaccgcaGCCTCCGCAAACTCTTTTCTccccaaaagacaaaagaaataaatgaacagataaatagatatataaaataaatcaataaaaaccaACAAATCggcaactccccctccctccctcgaaaaAAGAACCGTTTTATTCCGTTTCTtcgacctctcccctcccccctcctcccaaccgcAGCCTCCGCAAAGTCTTTTTCTCCCCAAAAGATCTGCTCCATTTGCCAAGAGTCTCTTCTCCTGGCAGAGAGCTTGAGAATCTCGTCGGCAGATTCTTCTTGTCTCTGCTCCTGCTGCggttgacaataataacacactTGGCAACCGCCATTGTTCTTAGGCTCGCGGTTGCCcgctggttttatttattttcgttttatttttaggtTTTAGAGTTTGGTCTTgttagtttttttcgtttttttgagagggaggggggagatttgtcgggttttatgtatgtttgttattattgacgAATAGAAAAACGCtgtcatatacatttgtattttcaGTTGCCAGATGATTTTTGTCGTTCCATTTTTTTAGGTGTTCTTTTCTCAGGTTTTATCGGTTTTGCGtatgtcttatcattattaccatcaataacaAACTATTCCCTTTAAAAAAACTGATCGGTTTCATTGCAAAGATACTGTAAAATCGAATTGCAAATTTCAAAAGCAGCTTGATAAGGTAAGCCGAGTCACAACGTACGTAAAAATTGTATATATTCCTCTATAATATATTTAACAATGAAAAATATCTCAAACGTTTGTGttatttacagaaaaaaatacttttgacCAATCctcattaaaataaaaagaaattaaccaATGGAAACATCTGTTCAACAAACGTACTGATATAAATATAACCGTCACCCATTtttttaaaatagaaaaaaggtggaaaattCTAGAAATAGGTTTTAACGGTTTGTTTAACC includes:
- the Ak1 gene encoding adenylate kinase isoenzyme 1 (The sequence of the model RefSeq protein was modified relative to this genomic sequence to represent the inferred CDS: added 6 bases not found in genome assembly), with protein sequence MAPVERKALDLTPLREAKLPVIFVLGGPGCGKGTQCEKIVKQYGYTHLSSGDLLRDEVKSGSERGKALNEIMEKGDLVPLEVVLDLIAEAMLNKVSSSKGFLIDGYPREQAQGVQFEQSILPCTKVLYFEVPDEVMVERLLNRAKTSGRVDDNEETIKKRLATFHKHSEPVIQYYKEKCATIVALASPDEVFAEVQKALSTIQ